The nucleotide sequence CTAAGTTTTTTTGAATCTTGATTTTCTTTTGTTTTGCGAGTTCTTCAAGGGGTTGTAAAATGGTATGGATAAATGCGCTACTGACCACATCGTGGTCGGTTTTTTTATCTTCTAATCTTAACGTATAGGTGAGGTCTTGGGTGATGGTAGAAATCGATTCGATTTGTTTTAAGAGTTCCTTTAAATAGGTCTCTTTATCTTTATATCGACCGACACCATCAATCATCCCTTCAATCATGCCCTTCATGACCGCGAGTGGGGTCTTGATTTCATGGTTGATGGTCATGATCAATTGTTTTTTCTTTTCTTCTTGAGCCTTTTCATAGTCGATATCGGAAGATAACTTTTGATTGGCTTCTTGGAGTTCTGAAAATGCTTTTTTCAAATGAAAGGTCAATTCATTGAGTGACGTCACCAAGTCTCTGAATTCATCTTGACGTTTGAGTTTGAGGTTTTGATTGAAATCCAAATTCGATAACCCTTTGGCGTATGCCCCAATTTGTTGGATGGGTTTAACGACACTTTTTGAAATGATGAAGGACAATAATACGATCGCGATGAAGACAATGATGGATTGAGTGATGTTGATGTTATTCAGTACTTGATCCACGTTTTGTAAGGATTGGATTCGTGTGGAAACAATTAAGTAGTCGTCAAATTCAAATTGATAGATGTAATTGATTTGGTAGATATCATCTTGTAAATCCACATAATAAATCAATGAACCCTCTTGGATGGCTTCTTCACTATCATAGATCCCAATAACAAAATCGAGAATATTGTCATTGGTTAAGAATGTCGGTCCAATCGAAGCGGTGATGGTTTGGTTTTGATAACGGATAAAGGCAGTTTCACTCGATAAATCCATCAAACTGGTATCTTCGAGTGAAGTCCCTTGTTTGAGCGTACTTGCGTTAGAAAGAATGTTTTGTTTAACCCCATCGATGTTTTTTTCGATATACATCGGTGAAAAACGGGTGTAGCTATAATACATGCTACCGATGAAGACCAATGAAAAAGAGATCAACAACATGAGAAATGTTTTAACAAACAGATTGATTTTCATGGTGACCTCCTTATCGTTTATTTTTCGAATTTATAGCCGGATTTATACACGGTTTTAATATAATCGGCTGCGTTACCGAGTTTTTGTCTGAGTCGTTTGATGTGGGTATCCACGGTGCGATCATACCCAAAATAGTCGTAACCCCAAACGAGGTTCAATAAATCTTCACGCGTGTAGACGCGTCCTATATTTTGAATGAAGAGTGAGAACAATTCCCATTCTTTTTTGTTGAGTTCAATTGGGACTTGATCAACCAGTATTTTATACTGTTCAAAATTGTACTGGATGATACCATAATTCGATAACGTCTCAGGCGTCTCTTTTTGATACCGCGCTAAGACCGCTTCGATTTTCTTTAAGACAATCTTTGGGCTGTAAGGTTTTGAAATGTAATCATCGATGCCAAGCGCATAGCCTTTGAGCTGGTTTTCCTCATCGCTTAACGCTGACAACATTAAAATCGGTACAGAGGATTGTTTTCGAA is from Paracholeplasma manati and encodes:
- a CDS encoding HAMP domain-containing sensor histidine kinase; translation: MKINLFVKTFLMLLISFSLVFIGSMYYSYTRFSPMYIEKNIDGVKQNILSNASTLKQGTSLEDTSLMDLSSETAFIRYQNQTITASIGPTFLTNDNILDFVIGIYDSEEAIQEGSLIYYVDLQDDIYQINYIYQFEFDDYLIVSTRIQSLQNVDQVLNNINITQSIIVFIAIVLLSFIISKSVVKPIQQIGAYAKGLSNLDFNQNLKLKRQDEFRDLVTSLNELTFHLKKAFSELQEANQKLSSDIDYEKAQEEKKKQLIMTINHEIKTPLAVMKGMIEGMIDGVGRYKDKETYLKELLKQIESISTITQDLTYTLRLEDKKTDHDVVSSAFIHTILQPLEELAKQKKIKIQKNLEPASLWMSEELLNILVTNLVKNALSYTTEPWVKIDGSIQSNGYVLVIRNKGSLPEAELTKLFDSFYRLNTQQEKGSGLGLFIVKQICDLYGYPYKLFNDAGDVVFKVLISLK
- a CDS encoding response regulator transcription factor translates to MQILVVEDEKHLNDLLHDYLIDAYPNAKITQIYDGLDALNSIQNQVFDLVLLDVMLPHVGGFEIGKAIRKQSSVPILMLSALSDEENQLKGYALGIDDYISKPYSPKIVLKKIEAVLARYQKETPETLSNYGIIQYNFEQYKILVDQVPIELNKKEWELFSLFIQNIGRVYTREDLLNLVWGYDYFGYDRTVDTHIKRLRQKLGNAADYIKTVYKSGYKFEK